The genomic region GGGTTCCCATGTAGGAGCTGTCACCTTGGGGTGGTCACTTCTGGGGATTTCAGCGCTGCATGCTGACCTCACACTGTGCCCATCGGtgtgagagaaaggaagaggcagCCATTGGGGGACCTTACCGACTACAGGAAGATGTGGAACCCTCGGCCACCTTCTGAGCCCTCTGTGATCTCCCCTTGGTCCCAGCAGGGCAGCAACAGGGGACACATGGGAGATCTTCAGATGCGCCAGGGGAGACACGCTTGAGAAGAGCAGGGGTCTcacctttttttcccaccacTTTGAAGCCATTCCCATCACCAGTGGGCCTGGCCGCACCCTCCTGTGGCCATGGAGGATTCTTCCCTCCCTGAGCCCAATTCTTCATGTGCAAGTGGGCCCATGGGCTGTGCCAGGACAGGGGGTGAGGGGCTGAATATAACTGCACCCCTGCTGAGCTCCAGCTTCTATGTCACAGTGCCTATCGTCTACTCAGTCATTTGTGCTGTGGGGCTGACAGGCAACACTGCTGTCATCTATGTAATCCTCAAAGCCCCGAAGATGAAAACGGTCACCAATATCTTCATCCTCAACCTGGCCATTGCTGATGAGCTCTTCACCTTGGTGCTACCCATCAACATTGCTGACTACTTGCTCCTGCAGTGGCCCTTTGGAGAGTTCATGTGCAAGCTCATAATCTCCATAGATCAGTATAACACCTTCTCCAGCATCTACTTCCTCACCATTATGAGCATTGACCGCTACCTGGTTGTGGTGGCCACCACCAAGTCCAGGAAGATGTCCTACCGCACGTACCGAGCAGCCAAGATTGTGAGCCTGTGCGTCTGGTCTTTAGTTACAGTCATCATTCTGCCTTTCACTGTCTTTGCTAAGATACACAAGGAGCAGGGGCGCTCCCAGTGCGTCTTTGTGTTCCCTGACCCTGAGAGCGTGTGGTGGAAAGGCAGTCGGATTTACACCCTTATTTTAGGCTTTGCCATTCCAGTGTCTACCATCTGCATTCTCTACACAACCATGCTGTGCAGATTGAGACGTGTGCACCTCCATAGCAATGCAAAAGCCCTGgacaaagccaaaaaaaaggTGACACTGATGGTGGTTGTCATCCTGGCTGTGTGTCTGTTCTGCTGGACACCCTATCACCTTAGCACAGTGGTGGCCCTGACCACAGACATCCCACAAACTCCATTCATCATTGGGATTTCCTACTTCATCACTAGCTTGAGTTATGCCAACAGCTGCTTCAACCCTTTCCTCTATGCCTTTCTGGATGACAGCTTCCGTAGGAGCTTTCGCAAACTGATAGACTGCAGAAGCACCTCATAAAGCCAACCTTCTGTCCACTTCTGTGTCCCTCTCACAGCCATCTGCTCTTCCTGGGTGACTCCACCCCAGAGAGTGCTTTCTTTCCAGACTCCTTGTGACAGCCCACAGGACTTTAGATTGTCTCACTACCTGAAACACAAACTGGGGACAAGTGGATCTTTCTCAGCTTTCCTACGCTCATTTCCTCAACGCTGCTCTCTATTCCTTGCCCTGTTTTGTGGTGTTTGGTTGCTtggttgtttttggttttttttcaattacttcTCTTTAAACTGCTTTCTGTCCTAGGTATGCAGCTTTTAGAGCTGCAGCAGGTCCCTTCTATCTTTTTAAAGGTATCAATTTGTGAACGCTGGCCACATGATTGTCTCTATTACTGGTGATTCATAAAGCACAATAAAGGTAT from Phaenicophaeus curvirostris isolate KB17595 chromosome 3, BPBGC_Pcur_1.0, whole genome shotgun sequence harbors:
- the NPBWR1 gene encoding neuropeptides B/W receptor type 1 — protein: MEDSSLPEPNSSCASGPMGCARTGGEGLNITAPLLSSSFYVTVPIVYSVICAVGLTGNTAVIYVILKAPKMKTVTNIFILNLAIADELFTLVLPINIADYLLLQWPFGEFMCKLIISIDQYNTFSSIYFLTIMSIDRYLVVVATTKSRKMSYRTYRAAKIVSLCVWSLVTVIILPFTVFAKIHKEQGRSQCVFVFPDPESVWWKGSRIYTLILGFAIPVSTICILYTTMLCRLRRVHLHSNAKALDKAKKKVTLMVVVILAVCLFCWTPYHLSTVVALTTDIPQTPFIIGISYFITSLSYANSCFNPFLYAFLDDSFRRSFRKLIDCRSTS